The following proteins are co-located in the Saccharomycodes ludwigii strain NBRC 1722 chromosome V, whole genome shotgun sequence genome:
- a CDS encoding uncharacterized protein (similar to Saccharomyces cerevisiae YDL069C | CBS1 | Cytochrome B Synthesis) — protein MTLFRLLQAKPLRTITTTKYLSTNTVTATLVPDTKTSKFKSILTNPHITNPIDPHIHFYFESNFKYKRLFQRNFTKDVENLTIIQKRLLRKPEKGQEQKEQKFQFLFPPSDLNVRKLLYPHHNFLINTTGTRFKYMSKLNRTGYYYLLNSTIQQCMIIFNIQNSQSQAKTLFIIQKHLKIKINTLLKNYISSNILQDLKKLSHLPYPESTCDRATVNHADLKTFFSIIGYLIEASPDKLKIIDLITKQITQPMIQKHITSLI, from the coding sequence ATGACTCTATTTAGGCTTTTACAGGCCAAACCATTAagaacaataacaacaacaaaatactTGAGTACAAATACTGTAACTGCAACGCTTGTTCCTGATACTAAAACATCAAAATTCAAATCAATCCTAACTAATCCACATATAACTAATCCAATTGATCCTCATATCCATTTCTATTTTGAATCAAACTTTAAATACAAGAGACTTTTTCAAAGAAATTTTACTAAAGATGTAGAAAATTTAACcataattcaaaaaaggTTACTCAGAAAACCAGAAAAGGGGcaagaacaaaaagaacaaaaattCCAATTCTTATTTCCACCCAGTGACTTAAACGTAAGAAAATTGTTATATCCCCATCACAACTTTCTAATAAACACTACAGGAACCCGTTTTAAATACATGTCAAAATTAAACCGTACaggttattattatttgcttAACTCCACCATTCAGCAATGCatgataatttttaatattcaaaattcGCAGTCTCAGGCAAAGACATTGTTCATTAtacaaaaacatttaaagattaaaatcaatactttgttaaaaaattatatcagTTCTAATATATTACAAGATCTGAAGAAACTTTCGCATTTGCCTTATCCAGAATCTACTTGTGATCGTGCTACGGTGAATCATGcagatttaaaaacattttttagTATAATTGGTTATTTGATTGAAGCAAGTCcagataaattaaaaataatagatttAATTACCAAACAGATTACACAACCAATGATTCAAAAACACATAACTTCATTGATatga
- the DUS3 gene encoding tRNA dihydrouridine synthase DUS3 (similar to Saccharomyces cerevisiae YLR401C | DUS3 | DihydroUridine Synthase) produces the protein MSSSTDKPTLKRNLEADNDTAQSTKSKKVDTKGVAQIKPEYILEKESNKPTTQDNTFTNNVNKDEDDVEEESLNDRLSSNLGASSFKKKKKRGQNKNRDNRQKMEEFRLCPRFIQGSGDGTVVCPFGTGCRFIHDIDFYMKNKSPDIEVEVFKICPVFERLGYCPMGMKCRFLQTHFDKTTNNLLTDNEIDSAHEKEHNHELNHITGDQKLQLIKRKFKFVKSEHILEVIDAFQQEFRDSMNNSENEPAINDKNQKRREHQKEIYLKYKDTRYFSQEKKPLNLRNKKILSPLTTVGNLPYRRLMRSLGCDVTYSEMALCTPLIQGTNSEWALPKAHCTEYPGFGVQIACSKPWQAAKACEALSTFISNGLSEINLNSGCPIDLLYRQGAGSALLDNPAKMIRCLNAMNYCSGEIPTSVKIRMGCKDDHPIAKPLVRRLVLETDVRGITLHGRSRQQRYTKLANWDYVGEVANEVRMAEVEREEKDIDYREHKYRVQFIGNGDISNYEEWYDHMAKYGDSLDSCMVARAALIKPWIFEEIDAQQHLDKTSKERLDILETYARFSMDHWGTDEYGISQCRRFFLEFMSFFHRYIPIGICEKVPVKLNERPPHWKGRDDLETLLGSTDYKDWITVSEMFFGKTPESFIFTPKHKSNSYEN, from the coding sequence ATGTCTTCTAGTACTGACAAACCAACTTTGAAGAGAAATTTGGAAGCAGACAATGATACTGCACAGTCGacaaaatctaaaaaagTTGATACTAAAGGTGTAGCACAAATTAAGCCAGAATAcattttagaaaaagaatcaAATAAGCCTACAACACAAGATAATACGTTTACTAACAATGTTaataaagatgaagatgatgtaGAGGAAGAATCTTTAAATGATAGATTATCTTCTAATTTGGGTGCATCCTcctttaagaaaaaaaaaaaaagagggcaaaacaaaaataggGATAATAGACAAAAGATGGAAGAATTTAGATTATGCCCAAGATTTATTCAAGGAAGTGGAGATGGAACTGTTGTTTGTCCATTTGGAACAGGTTGTAGGTTCATTCATGACATTGATTTTTATATGAAGAATAAGTCACCTGATATCGAAGTGgaagttttcaaaatatgtCCTGTATTTGAAAGATTAGGGTATTGTCCAATGGGGATGAAATGTAGATTTTTACAAACCCATTTTGATAAAACCACTAATAACTTACTCACTGATAATGAAATCGATTCTGCCCATGAAAAAGAACATAATCATGAACTTAATCACATTACTGGAGATCAAAAATTGCAGTTAATTAAAAGGAAATTCAAATTTGTAAAATCCGAGCATATTTTAGAAGTAATTGATGCGTTCCAACAAGAATTCAGGGATAGTATGAACAACTCCGAAAACGAACCAGCAATAAATGacaaaaatcaaaaacGTAGGGAACACCAGAAAGAAATTTACCTTAAATACAAGGACACCAGGTACTTTTCACAAGAGAAGAAGCCATTGAatttaagaaataaaaagatattatcaCCATTAACCACCGTGGGGAATTTGCCTTATCGTCGTTTAATGCGTAGTTTGGGATGTGACGTCACCTATAGTGAGATGGCTCTTTGCACCCCGTTAATTCAAGGTACAAATAGTGAATGGGCTCTACCGAAGGCTCATTGTACTGAATACCCAGGATTTGGTGTCCAAATTGCCTGCTCCAAACCATGGCAAGCGGCCAAAGCCTGCGAGGCTTTATCTACTTTTATCTCCAATGGTCTGTCAGAAATCAATCTAAATAGTGGTTGCCctattgatttattatatagACAAGGCGCTGGTAGTGCATTGTTAGATAATCCGGCCAAGATGATTAGATGTCTAAATGCAATGAATTATTGTTCGGGGGAAATTCCAACCAGTGTGAAGATTAGAATGGGCTGCAAAGATGATCATCCGATAGCTAAGCCATTAGTTAGGAGATTAGTTTTAGAAACTGATGTGAGAGGTATTACTTTGCATGGCAGAAGTAGACAACAAAGATACACTAAATTAGCTAACTGGGATTATGTAGGAGAAGTTGCCAATGAAGTGAGAATGGCAGAAGTGGAAagggaagaaaaagatattgaCTATCGTGAACATAAGTATCGTGTACAATTTATCGGGAATGGTGATATAAGTAATTATGAAGAATGGTATGATCATATGGCAAAATATGGTGATTCCTTAGATAGTTGTATGGTTGCCCGTGCTGCTTTAATTAAACCATGGATTTTTGAAGAGATTGATGCACAACAACATTTGGATAAGACTAGTAAGGAAAGATTGGATATTTTAGAAACATATGCTCGTTTTTCCATGGATCACTGGGGTACTGACGAGTACGGTATCTCTCAATGTAGAAGATTTTTCCTTGAGTTTATGTCATTTTTCCACCGTTATATTCCGATTGGTATTTGTGAAAAGGTCCCCgttaaattaaatgaaagACCACCGCATTGGAAGGGCCGAGACGATTTGGAAACTTTATTGGGTTCTACAGACTATAAAGATTGGATTACAGTTAGTGAAATGTTTTTCGGTAAAACACCtgaatcttttattttcacgCCAAAACACAAAAGTAATTCTTATGAAAATTaa
- the YET3 gene encoding Yet3p (similar to Saccharomyces cerevisiae YDL072C | YET3 | Yeast Endoplasmic reticulum Transmembrane protein), translated as MSLYFLLIFSILVTEMVFFILLGLPLPTKYRKPLTLLIIKPFRNQTVQVTIKCIIVFVFVLFADCVSKLMTLNEELYSKKRGEGIFGETTGGGGGGAFLSSGARADIYSRKFYAQRNMYLTGITLFLSLCVTRIFGLVIELLDLKAKYRKVDPTPKNSLSKSELLEEIKTLDDKIETLKTKSLNLQQKE; from the coding sequence ATGtctttgtattttttgctGATCTTTTCCATATTAGTTACTGAAAtggttttctttattttgttagGGTTACCATTACCAACCAAGTATCGTAAGCCATTAACCCTGCTGATAATTAAACCATTTAGAAACCAAACAGTTCAAGTTACCATTAAATGCATCATTGTGTTCGTGTTTGTCTTATTTGCTGATTGCGTTAGTAAATTAATGACATTAAATGAAGAATTATATTCCAAGAAAAGGGGTGAAGGTATATTTGGAGAAACTACTGGTGgcggtggtggtggtgctTTTCTGAGTAGCGGTGCAAGAGCTGATATATACAGTAGGAAATTTTACGCCCAAAGAAACATGTATCTAACTGGTATCACTTTGTTTTTGTCTTTATGTGTAACTAGAATTTTCGGTTTGGTTATCGAATTATTAGATTTGAAGGCTAAATATAGAAAAGTTGATCCCACaccaaaaaattcattgtCTAAATCTGAACTTTtagaagaaattaaaacctTAGATGATAAGATAGAAACTCTAAAAACAAAGTCATTAAATCTACAACAGAAAGAATGA
- the SKI2 gene encoding SKI complex RNA helicase subunit SKI2 (similar to Saccharomyces cerevisiae YLR398C | SKI2 | SuperKIller), which produces MSLEELYASLQNVPDDSKEDPQVFDDTITKFDFKKYDNDKELVAKKLYKGFLNVSNELSWDLLDVFQTIPKMNYLNINKSKNEARNKDDIYDYTDFFPELDMASRTNYHFKRTGIEGRIFDYEEKVNLDDVKDANASNSLSLTRKIDNMQHTIQGGVSNLPFTPGGIILNTNSNIGTTVVDTNTFIATPTKTASSLLHKDDYGLFDIPPTLERGIVPQFIVNNELEDLDSIVEIKKADSMTDEQLGIAPSVQTTAKTNEKNWLEQSLVSTPKNDNSFDEEVDKLIPKGIDFGRTTIIKNFSEENREWAHVVDVTHKITNFDELVPNPARTWPFELDTFQKEAVYHLEQGDSVFVAAHTSAGKTVVAEYAIALSKRNMTKTIYTSPIKALSNQKYRDFKEEFDELDVGLITGDVQINPDGNCLIMTTEILRSMLYRGADVIRDVEFVIFDEVHYVNDQDRGVVWEEVIIMLPQHIKFILLSATVPNTYEFASWIGRTKQKNIYVISTPKRPVPLEINLWTKDELIPVITPDKNFLTDNFKKHKELLSGEKNDFRDKNGANHGTLKNNKSGRGGGRGGARGGARGGARGGARGGNNNTGNNKGGRLVVGHRGAGAIGSNKRQFYQNSGANSKTWPHLVNFLERKSLLPAVIFVFSKKRCEEYADSLSGVNFCGNKERSHIHMTMERAVVRLKKEDRELPQILKMRTLLERGIAVHHGGLLPIVKELVEILFAEGHVKVLFATETFAMGLNLPTRTVVFSEISKHDGTKVRPLNPGEFTQMAGRAGRRGLDTTGTVIIMTYKTPLEPVTFKEVTLGSPIRLQSQFRLTYNMILKLLKIEALRVEEMIKYSFSEDNNQALLPQQQKDIALLTERAESIEFYDNCEYCSHDIDKALSLFLDYKENWKEFVSKISAFAVFAAYFSTGRLVIYRLETPDEFVYKLGFIFRSFSKSGNCIVLCFTEENQLKFRGKVYIPYVINKKFIGNNFGTFVKLVNPILEEIPITNIELVSSYKSKTRLVSYLANEKEAIDLFEEEIGSIVKDLSYFSDFEPKKILPLEVGNLLKERKSLFKAIVSLQGPMTCPDFVQHLYPKYFKSTIEDQISALKHLSSDQNLKLLPDYEQRLKVLRDGEFIDKNANVLLKGRVACEIDIGYELVITELILDNFLGDFQPEEIVALLSVFVYDGTNKKNVEEPIPANERLTLGKDKIEGIYKKMLKLYEKHQVPITSEEEDFLERRRFMLLNVVYEWARGVAFKDIMEITDESEGTIVRIINRLDEICREVKTAAIIIGNSDLHSKMSTAQELIKRDIVFAASLYL; this is translated from the coding sequence ATGTCATTAGAAGAGTTATATGCTTCCTTGCAAAATGTGCCTGACGACTCCAAAGAAGATCCTCAAGTATTTGATGATACAATCACAAAATttgatttcaaaaaatacgataatgataaagaGCTGGTGGCAAAAAAACTTTACAAAggttttttaaatgttagCAATGAATTGAGTTGGGATCTTTTGGATGTTTTCCAAACCATACCCAAaatgaattatttgaatatcaataaatctaaaaatgAGGCTAGGAATAAAGATGATATTTATGATTATACCGACTTTTTCCCCGAGTTGGACATGGCCTCAAGGACTAACTATCACTTTAAAAGAACAGGCATTGAGGGGAGAATTTTCGATTATGAGGAAAAAGTTAATCTTGATGATGTTAAGGATGCTAATGCATCAAACTCCTTATCATTAACCagaaaaattgataatatgCAACATACTATTCAAGGTGGGGTTTCTAATTTACCATTTACACCTGGTGGGATTATTTTAAACactaatagtaatattggTACCACAGTTGTCGACACAAATACTTTTATCGCAACACCAACCAAAACAGCGAGCTCATTATTGCATAAAGATGACTATggtttatttgatattccACCAACATTAGAAAGGGGTATTGTGCCACAGTTTATTGTGAACAATGAATTGGAAGACCTAGATTCCATAGTTGAAATAAAGAAAGCCGATTCAATGACAGATGAACAGTTGGGGATTGCTCCAAGCGTACAAACCACGGCCAaaacaaatgaaaaaaactGGCTGGAACAATCTTTGGTTTCTACCCccaaaaatgataattcTTTTGACGAGGAAGTGGATAAGTTGATTCCAAAGGGGATTGATTTTGGCCGAACAACcattatcaaaaatttttccgAAGAAAACAGGGAGTGGGCTCATGTTGTTGATGTCACACATAAGATTACTAATTTTGATGAACTAGTTCCAAATCCTGCTAGAACCTGGCCCTTTGAACTAGATACTTTCCAAAAAGAGGCTGTGTATCATTTAGAGCAGGGCGATTCCGTGTTTGTTGCTGCTCATACCTCAGCTGGTAAGACCGTCGTTGCCGAATATGCAATTGCCTTATCAAAAAGGAATATGACTAAAACTATTTATACCTCACCTATTAAAGCTTTGTCAAACCAAAAATACAGGGATTTCAAAGAGGAATTTGATGAACTAGATGTCGGTTTAATTACGGGTGATGTTCAGATCAACCCTGATGGAAATTGTTTAATTATGACGACTGAAATTTTGAGGTCTATGCTTTATAGGGGAGCTGATGTCATCAGAGATGTggaatttgttatttttgacGAGGTTCATTATGTCAATGATCAAGACCGTGGTGTTGTTTGGGAAGAAGTCATTATTATGCTACCCCAACACATTAAATTTATCTTACTATCGGCTACTGTTCCAAATACGTATGAATTTGCTAGTTGGATTGGTagaacaaaacaaaaaaatatttacgTAATTTCCACCCCTAAAAGGCCTGTTCCATTGGAAATTAATTTGTGGACAAAAGATGAGTTAATACCGGTTATCACACCAGATaagaattttttaactGATAACTTCAAGAAACATAAAGAATTGTTAAGCGGCGAAAAAAACGATTTTAGAGACAAAAATGGTGCTAATCATGGAACTCTGAAAAACAATAAGAGTGGGAGAGGAGGTGGTCGCGGAGGAGCTCGTGGAGGAGCTCGTGGCGGAGCTCGTGGCGGAGCTCGTGGCGGAAACAATAATAccggtaataataaaggtGGTCGTCTTGTCGTTGGCCATCGAGGTGCAGGGGCTATTGGTTCGAATAAAAGGCAATTTTATCAGAACTCTGGTGCAAACTCAAAGACATGGCCTCACTTGGTCAATTTCCTGGAAAGAAAATCTTTGTTACCAgctgttatttttgttttcagtAAAAAACGTTGTGAAGAATATGCGGATTCATTAAGCGGTGTGAATTTCTGTGGGAACAAGGAGCGGTCTCATATTCATATGACAATGGAAAGAGCGGTTGtcagattaaaaaaagaggataGAGAATTGCCACAAATTTTGAAGATGAGAACATTATTAGAAAGAGGCATTGCTGTTCATCATGGTGGACTATTACCTATCGTTAAAGAGTTGGTAGAAATTTTATTCGCAGAGGGGCATGTTAAAGTTCTATTTGCTACGGAGACATTTGCAATGGGTTTGAATTTACCCACAAGAACTGTAGTTTTTAGTGAAATATCGAAGCATGATGGAACCAAAGTCAGGCCCTTGAATCCGGGAGAATTCACCCAAATGGCTGGCAGAGCCGGCCGTAGAGGGTTGGATACTACAGGTACTGTAATTATTATGACTTATAAAACTCCATTGGAACCTGTTACTTTTAAAGAAGTCACTTTAGGATCACCCATCAGATTACAATCGCAATTTAGGTTGACTTATAAcatgattttgaaattgttaaaaatagaagCCCTAAGGGTCGAAGAAATGATCAAGTATTCCTTCAGTGAAGATAACAATCAAGCATTGTTACCACAGCAGCAAAAAGACATCGCCCTTTTAACAGAAAGAGCAGAAAGCATCGAGTTTTATGATAACTGTGAATACTGTTCTCATGATATCGATAAAGCGCTAAGCTTGTTTTTAGACtacaaagaaaattggAAAGAATTTGTAAGCAAGATAAGTGCCTTTGCTGTTTTTGCTGCGTACTTTTCTACTGGACGGTTAGTAATTTACAGACTAGAAACACCTGATGAGTTTGTTTATAAATTGGGCTTTATCTTTAGGTCTTTTAGTAAAAGCGGTAATTGTATTGTGTTGTGCTTTACTGAAGAGAATCAACTTAAATTCCGCGGTAAAGTTTATATTCCAtatgttattaataaaaaatttatcgGAAACAATTTTGGCACTTTTGTTAAGTTAGTCAATCCTATTTTGGAGGAAATACCTATTACAAATATTGAACTAGTTTCCAGCTATAAGAGTAAGACAAGATTAGTTTCTTATTTGGccaatgaaaaagaagcCATTGATCTTTTTGAGGAGGAAATAGGTTCAATTGTTAAAGATCTTTCATATTTTAGTGATTTtgaaccaaaaaaaattttaccaCTAGAAGTTGGgaatttgttaaaagaaagaaaatcgTTATTTAAAGCTATAGTAAGCTTACAAGGGCCCATGACTTGTCCAGATTTTGTGCAACATTTGTATcctaaatattttaaaagtacCATTGAGGATCAAATCAGTGCTTTGAAACATCTATCGAGCGACCAAAATCTAAAATTGTTACCTGATTATGAACAAAGACTAAAGGTACTAAGAGATGGTGAATTTATTGACAAAAACGCTAATGTTTTATTGAAGGGAAGAGTCGCTTGTGAGATTGATATTGGATATGAATTAGTAATTACCGAATTAATCTTGGACAATTTCTTGGGAGATTTTCAACCAGAAGAAATAGTTGCTTTGTTATCTGTTTTTGTATATGATGgtacaaataaaaagaatgtTGAAGAACCTATTCCAGCTAATGAGAGGTTAACATTGggtaaagataaaattgaGGGAATTTATAAGAAAATGCTAAAACTTTATGAAAAACATCAGGTTCCTATTACATCTGAAGAGGAAGATTTCTtggaaagaagaagatttaTGCTTTTGAATGTTGTTTATGAATGGGCCCGTGGTGTTGCATTTAAAGACATCATGGAGATAACTGATGAAAGTGAAGGTACTATTGTTAGGATTATCAATAGATTGGATGAAATATGCCGTGAAGTGAAAACTGCAGCTATTATCATTGGTAATTCTGATTTACACTCCAAAATGTCGACTGCTCaagaattaattaaaagagaCATAGTTTTTGCGGcaagtttatatttatga
- the BDF1 gene encoding chromatin-binding protein BDF1 (similar to Saccharomyces cerevisiae YLR399C | BDF1 | BromoDomain Factor (paralog of YDL070W | BDF2)), with protein MTSEQVFASTPAHSTATASSTIATSTNDSIQSQQLDNNCIKQEKDDHHDITTPVTTNSTTNILKRQIEEQQQYTTNPNADNSATAANSVNGNSSRQNSNLDNTFKDSEENEQPEQHQDKKIKLDKNADGDTTSSKIPLEKEKEEEEEEVVVDQNKSTGNIETAPADNSIVKTTNDATDNKEGTLEKKEEEEVKQNNNTSKIETATNANISPNQDKSKEQQEGEKKVQEQEETGDPTNVELEQKLPTVPAPAPPLEPDMNNLPEIPLPPHQAKQALTSIKAVKRLKDAVPFLKPVDIVALNIPFYYNYIKRPMDLGTMEKKLEVKAYATVEQFIADFNLMVDNCIKFNGPGSGIAQMARNIQASFEKHMLHMPSRELPKPKSSVSNTAVGNQKKNSRNGGDDLIVIRRVSGGNNGRPKREIHPPKTKDIYSEDIANTRPKTKKVIQELNFAKQVVKELMSKKYGNINFPFLEPVDAVALNCPDYFDYVKEPMDLGTVQSKLNNNKYETISDVEKDIKLIFHNCYTFNPEGTDVNVMGHRLEEIFNKRWAAKPTRPAGSTSNNATSAISSTGASNYLDGNENGGTDAADNGYESEDIDIDETLITNPAIQYLEQQLIKMKAELQKLKKQELEKIRKERRGAKNLAKNKRSTNGNSGRRKNVTTTSNTNNNSGTGGGSVTKKKNGVIRRRRSKNDNSSLSADRFKTVVTYDMKKIISEKINELSNEKLNAVVEIIKNSSPDHGNTNGDEYELDLDDLDNNTILTIYNSFFTNMNNNNNNNNNNNDTSNSTNSVNGVSHGSTNVNGTDFPKMNSLHSDSSNVDVENSLSPQTMGPKVQRRRRSKLLSEEEQNMQIEKIQKKLEILNNASPQSTASFSHSHDGYSSSSEDVSSESEEE; from the coding sequence ATGACATCTGAACAGGTTTTTGCATCCACACCAGCTCATTCCACAGCCACAGCCTCTTCTACTATTGCTACTTCCACCAATGACTCAATTCAATCACAGCAACTAGATAATAACTGTATCAAACAGGAAAAAGATGATCATCACGATATTACCACGCCAGTTACTACTAATTCAACCACTAATATACTGAAAAGACAGATAGAAgagcaacaacaatatacTACTAACCCAAATGCAGACAACAGTGCCACCGCAGCTAATAGTGTAAATGGTAATTCATCTAGACAAAACTCTAATTTGGACAACACTTTTAAAGATTCTGAAGAGAATGAACAGCCAGAGCAGCAtcaagataaaaaaattaagctAGATAAGAATGCAGATGGTGATACTACTAGTAGCAAGATTCCACtggaaaaagagaaagaagaagaagaagaagaagtaGTAGTGGACCAGAATAAAAGTACTGGTAATATAGAGACTGCACCAGCTGATAATAGTATAGTGAAAACTACAAATGATGCTACTGATAATAAAGAAGGCACCTTAgagaaaaaggaagaagaagaagtgaaacaaaataacaacaccAGTAAGATAGAAACTGCAACCAATGCGAATATTTCGCCAAATCAAGACAAATCCAAAGAACAACAAGAGGGGGAGAAAAAAGTACAGGAGCAGGAAGAAACTGGAGACCCAACTAATGTTGAACTAGAACAAAAGTTGCCCACAGTCCCTGCTCCAGCTCCGCCTCTAGAGCCCGATATGAATAATTTGCCAGAAATTCCTTTGCCACCACACCAAGCCAAACAAGCTTTAACTTCTATAAAGGCTGTTAAAAGGTTAAAGGATGCTGTCCCATTTTTGAAACCCGTCGATATTGTTGCACTTAACATTCCTTTTTACTACAACTACATTAAAAGGCCAATGGACTTGGGCACCatggaaaagaaattagAGGTTAAAGCTTATGCAACCGTTGAACAATTTATTGCCGACTTCAATCTAATGGTTGACAATTGTATCAAATTTAATGGACCTGGCAGTGGCATTGCCCAAATGGCTAGAAACATACAAGCGAGCTTTGAAAAACATATGCTACATATGCCTTCAAGAGAATTACCCAAACCTAAAAGTAGCGTTTCTAATACGGCTGTTGGAAATCAAAAGAAGAATAGTAGGAATGGTGGTGACGACTTAATAGTGATTAGAAGAGTTTCTGGCGGGAACAATGGAAGACCCAAGAGGGAGATTCACCCACCAAAAACTAAGGATATTTATAGCGAAGATATTGCCAACACTAGGCCAAAAACCAAGAAGGTTATTCAGGAACTGAATTTCGCCAAACAGGTTGTTAAAGAACTCATGTCAAAGAAATATGGCAACATTAATTTCCCATTTCTAGAGCCCGTAGATGCTGTAGCACTAAACTGTCCagattattttgattatgtTAAGGAGCCGATGGATTTGGGTACTGTTCAAAGcaaattgaataataacaaatatgaAACCATAAGCGATGTGGAAAAGGAcattaaattaattttccATAACTGCTATACGTTTAATCCTGAGGGTACTGATGTTAATGTCATGGGCCATCGTCTAGaggaaatttttaataaaagatgGGCAGCAAAGCCTACGAGACCTGCTGGTTCCACTTCGAACAATGCAACTTCTGCTATCTCGTCGACAGGTGCTAGTAACTATTTGGATGGGAATGAGAATGGTGGCACTGATGCTGCAGATAATGGTTATGAGTCGGAAGATATAGATATTGACGAAACACTAATAACTAATCCAGCTATTCAATACTTGGAACAACAGTTAATTAAAATGAAGGCTGAACTAcagaaattaaagaaacaGGAATTGGAAAAGATCAGAAAGGAGAGAAGGGGTGCCAAGAACTTggccaaaaataaaagaagcaCTAATGGTAACAGCGgcagaagaaaaaatgtcACAACTACCTCaaacactaataataatagtggcACTGGTGGCGGTTCCGTtaccaaaaagaaaaatggtGTTATCAGGAGGAGACGTAgcaaaaatgataattcTTCATTATCGGCTGATCGTTTTAAAACAGTGGTCACTTAtgatatgaaaaaaatcatttcagaaaaaattaacgaGTTATCAAACGAAAAGCTGAATGCAGTTGTTGAAATCATCAAAAATAGTAGCCCTGACCATGGGAATACCAATGGCGATGAATATGAGCTAGATTTGGATGATttggataataatacaattttAACCATTTATAACTCCTTTTTTACGAacatgaataataataataataataataataataataatgacacCAGCAACAGTACGAATAGCGTTAACGGTGTCAGCCACGGTAGTACCAATGTTAACGGGACTGATTTTCCCAAGATGAATAGCCTGCATTCAGATTCTTCCAACGTCGACGTGGAAAATTCATTATCTCCTCAGACAATGGGCCCAAAGGTCCAGAGAAGAAGGAGGAGCAAATTATTATCTGAAGAAGAACAGAATATgcaaattgaaaaaatccaaaaaaagttgGAGATATTGAATAATGCGTCACCCCAATCAACAGCAAGCTTTTCACATTCTCATGATGGTTATAGTTCTTCTTCTGAGGATGTTAGTAGTGAAAGTGAAGAAGAGTGA